In Capsicum annuum cultivar UCD-10X-F1 chromosome 7, UCD10Xv1.1, whole genome shotgun sequence, one genomic interval encodes:
- the LOC107877388 gene encoding epidermis-specific secreted glycoprotein EP1 — MYHNKQTKQEKLNMSSSWPTTLLVSLFLFSQIFSCIAQVPAENTFKFVNEGELGPYVVEYRADYRVLSIATTPFQLCFYNTTPNAWTLALRMGTVRSESLMRWVWEANRGNPVKENATLTFGTNGNLVLADADGRIAWQTNTANKGVTGFKLLPNGNMVLHDSKGKFIWQSFNHPTDTLLVGQTLRLSGPNKLVSRASVKKTVNGPYSLVVQPKLFGIYNGTKLDVELAWFDLGNSSLESVKLNSGNKRLKLDYRLAKSTKRSSHVMAFVNYNTTLTYLRLEVDGNLKAYTFVRDEEADEFRWRVTYKML; from the coding sequence ATGTATCATAACAAACAAACtaaacaagaaaaattaaacatgTCTTCTTCATGGCCTACTACACTTCTCGTCTCTCTATTTCTTTTCTCCCAAATATTTTCTTGCATTGCCCAAGTTCCAGCTGAAAACACCTTCAAATTCGTTAACGAAGGCGAATTAGGACCTTATGTTGTCGAATACAGAGCTGATTACCGCGTTCTTAGTATCGCCACTACTCCGTTTCAGCTCTGTTTCTACAACACAACACCTAACGCATGGACACTAGCGTTGCGAATGGGCACTGTCCGTTCTGAATCGCTCATGCGTTGGGTGTGGGAAGCTAACAGGGGAAACCCCGTTAAAGAAAATGCCACTCTCACTTTCGGGACAAATGGAAACCTCGTATTGGCTGATGCCGACGGTCGAATTGCATGGCAAACAAATACGGCCAATAAGGGCGTGACAGGGTTCAAGTTGTTGCCTAATGGTAACATGGTGCTACATGACTCCAAGGGAAAATTCATCTGGCAGAGTTTCAATCATCCCACTGACACTTTACTAGTGGGCCAAACACTCCGTTTGTCCGGCCCGAATAAGCTCGTAAGCCGGGCCTCGGTGAAAAAGACCGTGAACGGGCCTTATAGCTTGGTAGTGCAACCGAAATTGTTCGGTATCTACAATGGAACCAAGCTAGACGTAGAATTAGCTTGGTTCGATCTTGGTAATAGCAGTTTggaatctgtaaaattgaatagTGGGAATAAAAGACTGAAATTGGATTATAGATTGGCAAAATCAACAAAGAGAAGTTCACATGTTATGGCTTTTGTTAATTACAACACAACATTGACATATCTTAGACTAGAAGTTGATGGAAATTTGAAAGCCTACACTTTCGTTAGAGATGAAGAAGCAGATGAATTTCGTTGGAGGGTAACTTACAAAATGCTTTAA
- the LOC107878595 gene encoding epidermis-specific secreted glycoprotein EP1-like precursor (The RefSeq protein has 2 substitutions, 1 non-frameshifting indel compared to this genomic sequence) → MSPSWTTTLFVSLFLFSQIFSCIAQVPAENTFKFVNEGELGPYIVEYSADYRVLRIATTPFQLCFYNTTPNAWTLALRMGTVRSESLMRWVWEANRGNPVKENATFTFGTDGNLVLADADGRIAWQTNTANKGVTGFKLLPNGNMVLHDSKGKFLWQSFNYPTDTLLVGQTLRLSSPNKLVSRASVKNNANGPYSLVVQPRLFGVYKGTKLDVELAWFNYGNSTLESVKLNAGNQRLKLDYRLAKSTTRSSHVMAFVNYNTTLTYLRLEIDGNLKAYTFVRDEEADEFRWKVTYSRI, encoded by the coding sequence ATGTCTCCTTCATGGACTACACTTTTTGTCTCTCTATTTCTTTTCTCCCAAATATTTTCTTGCATTGCCCAAGTTCCAGCTGAAAACACCTTCAAATTCGTCAACGAAGGCGAATTAGGACCTTATATTGTCGAATACAGCGCTGATTATCGCGTTCTTCGTATCGCCACTACTCCGTTTCAGCTCTGTTTCTACAACACAACACCTAATGCATGGACACTAGCGTTGCGAATGGGCACCGTCCGTTCTGAATCACTCATGCGTTGGGTGTGGGAAGCTAACAGGGGAAACCCCGTTAAAGAAAACGCCACTTTCACTTTTGGGACAGATGGAAATCTCGTATTGGCTGATGCCGACGGTCGAATTGCATGGCAAACAAACACGGCCAATAAGGGCGTGACAGGGTTCAAGTTGTTGCCTAACGGTAACATGGTGCTACATGACTCCAAGGGAAAATTCCTCTGGCAGAGTTTCAACTATCCCACGGATACTTTACTAGTGGGCCAAACACTACGTTTGTCCGGCCCAAATAAGCTCGTGAGCCGGGCTTCGGTgaaaaacaatgcgaacgggccTTATAGCTTGGTGGTGCAGCCAAGATTGTTTGGTGTCTACAAGGGGACTAAGCTAGATGTCGAATTAGCTTGGTTCAATTATGGTAATAGCACTTTGGAATCAGTAAAATTGAATGCTGGGAATCAAAGGCTGAAATTGGATTATAGATTGGCAAAATCAACAAAGAGAAGTTCACATGTTATGGCTTTTGTCAATTACAACACAACATTGACATATCTTAGACTAGAAATTGATGGAAATCTCAAGGCCTACACTTTTGTTCGAGATGAAGAAGCAGATGAATTCCGTTGGAAGGTAACTTACAGCAGGATTTAA